GAAAGGAGGATTGGTACCGGGCTCCAGTTAGTAAACTATAGGAAGAATATAAGACGGTTTCCAGagtcaggatgtgtgtgtagcactCATTTTCATTAGTGTGATTGTGATATTGGGAACTTACATAAAGCAAACATGAGAAACTGCAAACTACATTTGGACCAAACATGAACTGTAGCATCCGGATCCATGATGAGACAACCTGGCCCTGCCTTGTGGCTTGCCTGGCTTGTGTTTTGCTCTGTCTGCATTTGTGGGTGCAGTGTGAACTCGCTGGTCATCAACTTCTGTAGTTGCTGAACCCCTGCAACTCGGCTAGCACAGCAAGGTGCTACCAACACCAGTCATGAGTTTGATACCCAGGGTAGACTAAGGTGCTACTAACACCACgatcatgggtttgatacccagggTACAGTAAGGTGCTACCAACACCAAAGTCATGGGTTTGGGATATCCATACCAGTGTAGGATGCATCTGAGCTGTAATGTCTGTTTCTGCTTGGAAGCATCTTCCaagtaaatgtatgtaaatgtgaagACTCATTttgctggagcaggagctggactGAACTCATTAATTGCCTCTTTACCTGTAGATAAGCAAACAAAGTCTATGTGTATCCGACCAGTTGCTAACATTTCCTTGTGGGGTACACGGCTAAAAAGGATGCCAGCTTTTCATGTTGTTCCTTCAGAGGCTCCGGCTGCTATAGTTATGAATTGCCCATGAATGGTCCCTGTTAACCCCACACTACTATTGACGAGATTCATGTGTATAGAATCAGTTGCGTTTCTTGAGAAAGTAACAGGTTTGCAGTGTAGGCTGTTAATTCATAGTGTGGTGGCATTGGTGTAGATGATGTTGGCCTGACCTGCTGCCATTTCCCTCTGTTTCAGGAAATGGACGACACCGTGGTTAGTCCAGAGAAGGCGGAGGAGGTCAAACTGAAGGCTAGGTACCCCCACTTGGGGGCAAAACCGGGGGGCTCTGATCTGCTCCGGAAACGGCTGCAGAAGGGCATAAGTGGCAAAACGGTGCGCAGTCCTTCCAGTTCTGCATGTGATCACACAGATTGACCAGGTGTTCGTACAGTTTGTCCTTTATAatccagtgttttggttttctCCACACAGCAAAAGTATTTTGACTCGGGCGATTACAACATGGCTAAAGCCAAGATGAAGAACAAGCAGCTTCCTGCGGCCACCACTGAGAAGGCGGAGATCACGGGCGAGCacatccccaccccccaggACCTCCCACAGAGGAAGGCCCACATCATGGCCAGCAAGCTGGCCGGCTGAGACCAGCTCCCAGATGTGGCTCactgtcctcctccttctcctccatcctgtgccctctgctgtttatactcctcaccccccccccccccccctcctcctgcacAGGTTCTCTGAGGGAGTAAACCAACTCCACTAGTTGTGATCAGTAATCCCAATCCTATTGACCAGTGCTGCTTGAGAATGATGTATGTTATCAAAATGAATTGGCTTTGGAATAACCTTCTGGAAAGTTTACTTCAAGTGTACTGTAGTAGTGATGGTGAGGttttttgtatcatatttcgTTATGATAGAATGAAGGCAAAgttttgtgtgttagtgttttacAATTTTAGGCTAATTCCTGAAGATTTAATCTGCATTATGAGAATTCTACCTGAATGATTTCACACAGTTCCTTTGTGCTCTTGTCCTCCTCTGTGACTGGAGTTGTGAGTCTCAACATCTTCACCCTGGGAGCGTTTGTAACGTACGGCCTCTCCAAGActattctctccttctccagtcATCCGACCTAGAAATGGCCTTAAACCATCACCTCCTGTGGAATTCTGGGCAATATTtgtcccttttctccctctgtgtatcTGGTCAGGAGATTGTGTGCTGTGATTCAACTGAAACCAGTGCCAGTTAGGTTCCGTTGCTTGGAAACTTGTAAAAGAATGAACTCAGAGGTGTGCATATGCATTTACTGTCACATTTGTGCcaatgtttttgtaaataaaatagTTTTGCACTATACTCATTTTCCAGTTTATTTTGAACACATTTGTTTAGTGTTATTTAAAACTAGTGATGAAAAGGTGTGAGGAAAGGCTAAATGGCTACGACTTGAGTGATACACCGGTCATCAGGAAGTTTGAGCAAATGTATCGTGCCTGTTTAGGAGTGGTGTAAACGGTCAGAGAGACAGCGCAGGTTGTAGgctactgtgaaggagggccctAATGAATCCTGGGTACAACACACAGCGCATGCTGCAGCTGTCACCAAACAGTTGTGCGTTGCTATATCCTGCTCCTCAgaatctatggttgggcagttatattggttaggttgttgggtatgagtgcttgtgtgtgactgtgagagggTTGGTCATTGTGGGAAGTCCctaaccaatagcacaaggaatttaacatattttcctgtgtataattaaaaaaaaaaaacctttgctgCACAACGAAGATGAATGGAAAACGAGTGATTTAAATGAGCATCTGAAGAGTCGTCGGTGATTATTCAGACGTTGTTTCATGTTTTCCTTCCTCGAATGTCATTAGGGGCTGTAGTTAAAGTTTGTAAATATGTTCTATGAACATACCTTTTTGAATCTTACATACTCCCCTGTTGCCAAATATTTGAATATTCAGATTGGTTACTTTGTATCGAACTAGGACAGTGATGACCGAGAGTCTCTTTGTGGGCATGGTCTGTCTCCAGTGCCACTAATATGCTCAAAGGCATGTCGTCTCAAAGTACCCTCTCCGCGGGAACCATGAGGGTTGCTGAGTAAAGGCTGTCTTCGCAGCATTGACTACAACCTGATTACGTACATTAACGAACAACATCATGTACAGTTTTTGAGGCTGGGTGATGTAACTTGGCACGGAGCTCAATGAAGGACGTACATTTTATTGTCCagctgaaatgttttttaaattcATATTTTCACCACCGGGAGACGCTTTTCAGTCATGGCCATTCAAACGCAGCCGTGGCTCGTCTGTCGTTCAATCAATTTATGTTTTGacattcccacaatgcacaGAGACGTCTTCGAGAAAGACGCACACTCATGCTTTATCACTCAATCCTAAACAGTTATTGTCACTTATTTATTAATGTACTTTTTTCATCTAACGGTCGATGAAAAAACATTGACTTAAGTTAACGTTACTGTTAGTGGTACAGACAAAGTGAGATGGCAGCTTCGGAACTTTACTCGAAGGTAAGTTCTGTGGTTCATGGTCGTGATAGCGTTGTGAAAGTTACTGATAGGGCATGTTTTAACGCGTCTACACTTCGTTGTCGTTGATTGCCGTCTTACCTGTAGATAAGTTAACAGAGTCTACGTGTTTCCGACCAGTTTCTAACATTTCCTTGTGGGGTACACCGCTAAAAAGGGTGCCAGTTTTTCATGTTGTTCCTTCAGATGCTCCAGCTGATGTAGCCTAGTTGTTATTAATTGCCAATGAATGGTCTCTGTTAACCCCACACTGCTATTGGCGAGTTTCATGTGTATAGAAtcagttgcgtttgttgataaAGTAACGGGTTTGCAGTGTAGGCTGTTAATTCACAGTTGTCGTTAGTATTTATGCTAACTTCTCTTTGCCGGTGTTCCGATTGTCATTCGGAATATGATAACAAACTATATAGAGACGGGTTCAACATGAAGAGCAGCGGTGACAAACCAGCCAAATAGCTGTAATCACGCTTGCTTTCAAAGTCGTTTCCCAAAGCcgttaagaagaagaagaagaactttACACCACCCATGCTGTCGTAGCCTACTGTAAAGCACATGGCACTTACAGATTGCTGAAGTTGTAAATTCAGTGTTAATACTGTTGCTGAGGTCATCACTGAGACCAGGAGGACTGAGACCCGCAGATTTCCAAGCAATCTTACCATGACAATCTGTCATGTGGCATTACCCAATATTTCTGCCAGTTTGCTGTAAGACTCCAGTGACTCCTACCCCCGTGAATTTGCAAGGCAGTACAGGATTTGGTGAGTTGGCTTACATTAATGTAGTTATCTCACAGAATCAGGTGTAGCTGTAGCTTTCTTGCTGTTTATTAAGACGCAGACACAAGCTTTCAGACACTGCTACAGAATGGCAACTCAAGCGAGCTTATATACGCAGACACATTTTACAGGCTCAGTGTGGACGAAGACGCTAACACTTCAGGAACACCACACTGGGGCATACATCATAACACGCTGACTCTAATCGCTAACAGAAAATACACGTTAACATTAACATAGGAGGGAAACCACCATTCTATACCCACAACAAACCACATTCTAAACTAGAAAACTACACATCAATCAATTGTCCCTCCAATCACACTTCTGGCATTTCACATTTCTGGCAAATCTAAAACATGGCCAAATAAAACTTACCTCCTACAATAGGTATGACTTTGAAAACTGTTATGAATGTTTGCCACTGCAGAAAATGCAGGCACAGTTGTAGTTGTATCATTCTGTGACAGTAATATGGGTGTCTTTGAAATGCTGTAATATGTAAACTGTCTGATATGTAATTGTGATGTTAAGGATAATCATTGCCGATACTACAGAAGATTGCCATAGCAACCAGTATGAAGGCACATGCACAGCAGCAGGTTGCCATAGCACCCATGTGATGGCACATGCACAGTCTGACCTGTCAGCCAACACTGACCTGTGCTTGTAATCAACAGTCAAGAAACCCCTGGACATGCTTTtcttccttcctgtgtgtgtgtgtgtgtgtgtgtgtgtgtgtgtgtgtgtgtgttgtttgtggtaATTATACGTTGTGTATACATATTGTATAAGTTATGATATTTCTGTAATATGTTACTTGTTTCTAGTGTTTTTTTAAACGCAATAAAATATGTCATGTCACCACATTTGGTTGTCAATATTTGCGCTGCGTGTAAAGGCATAACTAATGTAATGACTCAAGTGTTTCATTTCAGGATTTTATTCAAATAATTGATAACCGATTATGCAGAACATACGTAGTACTCGTGCAGTCACACTATGCTTGGTGTAGTACTCGTGCAGTCACTCTGCACTTGGTGTAGTACTCGTGCAGTCACTCTGCACTTGGTGTAGTACTCGTGCAGTCACTCTGCACTTGGCGTAGTACTCGTGCAGTCACACTATGCTTGGTGTAGTACTTGTGCAGTCACACTATGCTTGGTGTAGTACTTGTGCAGTCACTCTACGCTTGGTGTAGTACCCGTGCAGTCACACTATGCTTGGTGTAGCCATTAAAGTAAGTCACTAGGATGCAACTAATCCTTAATAAAGGTAGTCCCGTCCCGTCCCTAACCAGGAataaggtagtgtgtgtgtgtgtgtgtgtgtgtgtgtgtgtgtgtgtgtgtgtgtgtgtgtgtgtgtgtgtgtgtgtgtgtgtgtgtgtgtgtgtgtgtgtgtgtgtgtgtgtgtgtccagccatCCCTTATTCTGGTGTTCATTGTCAGCCAGCCTGCCCCAGTTAAaggccctctctccccccagcaTGCACGTGTGTGGATCCCAGACCGGGCCGAGGTGTGGCGGCCAGCCGCCATCCTCAGGGACTACGCGCCCGGAGACGCCACCCTGCGGCTGCAGCTGGAGGACGGCACGGTGAGTGCAGCACTCGGGTCTCAGGCCTCCCCCTGTTGCCATGACGGACATGTTGCCATGACACATGTATGCTGGTACACCCTGACTGAA
Above is a genomic segment from Clupea harengus chromosome 3, Ch_v2.0.2, whole genome shotgun sequence containing:
- the arpp19b gene encoding cAMP-regulated phosphoprotein 19b translates to MSTEAEIVKGTEDATTEEQQEMDDTVVSPEKAEEVKLKARYPHLGAKPGGSDLLRKRLQKGISGKTQKYFDSGDYNMAKAKMKNKQLPAATTEKAEITGEHIPTPQDLPQRKAHIMASKLAG